Proteins encoded together in one Thermococcus sp. EP1 window:
- a CDS encoding CDP-glycerol glycerophosphotransferase family protein, whose product MRWKVFHRVIELLPQRFKFFVVFVGSHLLAIISILIPKDSKRIMLISYPPFAGNMRYIYERMKELGQFKDYKFIWPVENKGMFEKRENTKFVMYGTIEYLWQLLRSKYIFSSQRIPYWKAKNQIGVMIWHAVPGKRGFWFDKRYQNWVGKLILKSILRKIDYVVATSEFTKVLFSAIFHIHPEKILVLGMPRCDALFKGKGEALKRLESLLCSKIKNRRIVFYLPTFRDYDRRVTQELFTNLVKDQEFREYLKQREALFIFKPHPHDEMFVKKYSDEYIRVITNQELMEAGLTLYDILPAADILVTDYSSVFRDYLLLNRPVIFYIPDKKKYCETRGFVLEPFELWTPGDKVKTVDELLKALDEAFENPKKWEKERLWLRDLFFKYKDDRSSDRVIEYFWPLSSIEK is encoded by the coding sequence ATGAGATGGAAGGTATTTCATAGAGTGATAGAACTCTTGCCCCAAAGGTTTAAATTTTTCGTTGTTTTTGTAGGGTCTCATCTCCTAGCCATAATAAGTATTCTTATCCCGAAAGACTCTAAGAGAATAATGCTTATTTCATACCCTCCTTTTGCTGGCAATATGAGGTACATTTATGAACGAATGAAAGAGCTGGGACAGTTTAAGGATTATAAGTTTATATGGCCTGTTGAAAATAAGGGGATGTTTGAAAAGCGTGAAAATACAAAGTTTGTTATGTATGGAACAATTGAATATCTGTGGCAGTTATTGAGGTCAAAATACATATTTTCTTCTCAGAGAATTCCTTACTGGAAGGCTAAAAATCAAATTGGAGTTATGATCTGGCATGCAGTTCCAGGAAAAAGAGGTTTTTGGTTTGACAAACGATACCAGAACTGGGTTGGGAAACTTATTTTAAAAAGTATTCTAAGAAAAATAGACTATGTTGTTGCAACCTCTGAGTTTACAAAGGTGTTGTTTTCTGCAATTTTCCACATACATCCAGAAAAGATCTTAGTTTTGGGTATGCCCAGATGTGATGCACTCTTTAAAGGAAAAGGAGAGGCGCTAAAAAGGCTAGAGAGCCTCTTATGCTCAAAGATTAAAAACAGAAGGATCGTATTTTACTTGCCGACTTTCAGGGATTATGATAGGAGAGTTACGCAGGAGCTATTTACTAACCTCGTAAAAGACCAGGAATTTAGAGAATACTTGAAACAAAGAGAGGCACTTTTTATTTTCAAACCTCATCCACATGATGAGATGTTTGTTAAAAAGTATTCTGATGAGTACATTAGGGTAATAACCAACCAAGAGTTGATGGAAGCAGGGTTGACACTTTATGATATTCTTCCTGCAGCAGATATTTTGGTGACAGATTATTCTTCTGTATTTAGAGATTACCTTCTTTTAAATAGGCCGGTAATATTCTATATTCCAGATAAGAAAAAATATTGTGAAACAAGAGGATTTGTTTTGGAGCCCTTTGAACTTTGGACTCCAGGAGATAAAGTAAAGACTGTGGATGAATTACTGAAAGCTTTGGACGAAGCTTTTGAGAATCCTAAAAAATGGGAAAAGGAACGGCTTTGGCTTAGAGATTTGTTTTTTAAATACAAAGATGATAGATCCAGTGACAGAGTTATAGAGTACTTCTGGCCGCTAAGCTCCATTGAGAAGTAA
- a CDS encoding LysO family transporter, which produces MNIFIPLIIGVLAGYLFRNRVKFSMDKPMSIALLLLIFFMGVEAGRVEIDAFRLLIYSLVFASFTILGSLFVALVGVRR; this is translated from the coding sequence ATGAACATCTTCATCCCGCTCATAATTGGAGTCTTAGCAGGTTATCTGTTCAGAAACAGAGTTAAATTCAGCATGGACAAGCCTATGAGTATAGCCCTGCTCTTATTGATCTTCTTTATGGGGGTTGAAGCGGGAAGGGTTGAGATTGATGCATTTAGACTTTTAATATATTCCTTAGTATTTGCTTCTTTTACGATATTGGGAAGTTTATTTGTAGCCCTTGTGGGGGTGAGAAGGTGA
- the galT gene encoding galactose-1-phosphate uridylyltransferase, with protein sequence MRELRYNPLLGQWIMVSAEREKRPWRPKDFCPFCPGGEETGYGWEVLSLPNRFPMLSFNTPKPESKGFYKKARALGQCSVIVETPEHKLKDLEELSIEQMTKVVQLWRQITGELKNNPHIAYLSIFRNKGEEIGVSLTHPHGQLYALPFIPLKVRLKIENSRRYYNRFKKCLFCKILDEELKGERLIYENNDFILFLPFFANWPFEVHIYPKRHVQWLTQLTQAEILNLADILRVTTGTLNSLFERQMPYVMSVYQAPFKGEYSFYHLHIEFYPLLREKDKLKYAAGIEMGTWEFTYDGIPEENAQKLKEVCKKIKNKIGMRGKCT encoded by the coding sequence ATGAGAGAACTCCGTTATAATCCCTTGCTCGGCCAGTGGATCATGGTATCTGCGGAGAGAGAAAAACGGCCCTGGAGGCCAAAAGATTTTTGTCCTTTCTGCCCAGGTGGTGAAGAGACAGGTTATGGGTGGGAAGTGCTCTCACTTCCTAATCGTTTCCCAATGCTTTCTTTCAACACCCCTAAACCCGAAAGTAAAGGGTTTTATAAAAAAGCTCGCGCTCTTGGCCAATGCAGTGTTATAGTGGAGACCCCAGAGCATAAATTGAAAGACTTGGAGGAACTCTCCATAGAGCAAATGACTAAGGTTGTGCAGCTGTGGAGGCAAATCACAGGAGAATTAAAAAACAACCCTCATATTGCATATCTATCAATTTTTCGAAATAAGGGTGAAGAAATAGGTGTGAGTTTAACCCACCCCCATGGGCAATTGTATGCTCTGCCTTTCATACCGTTGAAGGTTCGATTAAAGATTGAGAATTCCAGAAGGTACTATAATCGATTTAAGAAATGTCTATTCTGCAAGATATTAGATGAGGAGCTAAAAGGAGAACGGCTGATCTACGAAAATAATGACTTTATTCTCTTCCTACCTTTCTTTGCAAACTGGCCTTTTGAAGTACACATTTATCCAAAAAGGCACGTCCAATGGCTCACTCAACTAACCCAAGCAGAAATCCTCAACTTAGCGGATATCCTAAGAGTGACTACAGGCACCCTTAATTCTCTTTTTGAAAGGCAAATGCCATACGTGATGAGCGTGTATCAAGCTCCCTTTAAAGGAGAGTACTCCTTCTATCATCTGCACATTGAGTTTTATCCACTTCTCAGAGAAAAAGATAAACTAAAATATGCTGCTGGGATAGAAATGGGTACATGGGAGTTCACCTACGATGGAATCCCAGAAGAAAACGCCCAAAAACTTAAAGAAGTCTGTAAAAAGATCAAAAACAAAATAGGTATGAGAGGAAAATGCACTTAA
- a CDS encoding TIGR00375 family protein, whose product MFVDADLHIHSRYSKAVSKLMTFPILAENAKLKGLGIVGTGDILNPKWEEELLKYAQKVDEGTYEIKGIKFLLTAEVEDNKRVHHLLLFPNIEAVKEMRERLGRYSNDINSEGRPHLTINAAEIADLANEVGALIGPSHAFTPWTALYKEYNSLKEAYNNVKIHFLELGLSADSYMADKIKAHHKLVYLSNSDAHSPQPHRLGREFNRFEIKEATFEEVRKAILKQGGRRIILNAGLDPRLGKYHLTACSRCYTKYRLEDAKRLGWRCELCGGIIKKGVHDRILELADTDEKPKDRPPYLHLAPLAEIIAMVLNKGVETKSVKSIWERLLKEFGSEIRVLVDAPIEAIAELIGNDIAKAIWAFRNEKLIVVPGGGGKYGEIKLPEEVKRAKLEDLENIEVRGEDVYYKPKQSSILSFLKKN is encoded by the coding sequence ATGTTTGTTGATGCAGATCTTCACATTCATTCACGGTATTCTAAGGCTGTTTCAAAGCTTATGACTTTTCCAATTTTAGCTGAAAATGCAAAGCTTAAAGGATTGGGGATTGTTGGTACTGGAGATATTTTAAACCCAAAATGGGAAGAGGAACTCCTTAAATATGCTCAAAAAGTTGATGAGGGTACTTATGAAATAAAGGGAATAAAGTTTCTTCTTACAGCAGAGGTTGAGGATAATAAAAGGGTACATCATCTTCTTCTCTTTCCTAATATTGAAGCAGTAAAAGAAATGCGAGAAAGACTTGGGCGCTATTCTAACGACATTAATAGTGAGGGTAGGCCCCATTTAACAATAAATGCTGCTGAAATAGCGGACTTGGCAAACGAGGTGGGGGCTCTAATTGGCCCAAGTCATGCCTTTACCCCATGGACTGCATTATATAAAGAGTACAACAGCTTAAAAGAGGCATATAATAACGTAAAAATTCATTTTCTTGAATTAGGGCTTTCTGCTGATTCATACATGGCTGATAAGATTAAAGCCCATCATAAACTCGTGTATTTATCAAATTCTGATGCTCATTCTCCACAACCGCATCGCCTTGGAAGAGAATTTAACCGTTTTGAGATCAAGGAAGCAACTTTTGAGGAAGTTAGAAAAGCTATCTTGAAACAGGGTGGAAGAAGGATTATTCTTAACGCTGGTTTAGATCCAAGACTCGGAAAATATCACTTGACCGCATGTTCAAGGTGTTATACCAAATACCGACTTGAAGATGCAAAGAGACTGGGATGGAGATGTGAACTCTGCGGGGGGATTATAAAGAAGGGCGTTCACGATAGGATTCTTGAGCTTGCAGATACAGATGAAAAGCCCAAAGACAGGCCTCCTTACCTCCACCTTGCACCGCTGGCTGAAATAATCGCAATGGTTCTCAACAAAGGAGTTGAAACTAAGTCTGTAAAGAGTATATGGGAACGTCTTCTGAAAGAATTTGGAAGTGAGATCAGGGTTCTTGTTGATGCTCCTATAGAGGCTATAGCAGAGCTTATTGGGAATGACATAGCGAAAGCAATCTGGGCTTTCAGGAATGAGAAACTTATTGTTGTTCCTGGTGGAGGAGGAAAATACGGAGAGATAAAACTACCTGAGGAAGTTAAAAGAGCAAAACTTGAAGATCTCGAGAACATTGAGGTTAGGGGAGAAGACGTGTATTATAAGCCCAAACAAAGTTCAATCTTAAGCTTTTTAAAGAAAAACTGA
- a CDS encoding lysine exporter LysO family protein — protein MSFLYFVLASLILGMIVGKTTTFDFGNLYEIMLYLLIFIIGMDIGKSKGLREELKKLGRMALLLPMATVIGSLLGGFLASLLLRIPLKWALGISAGFGWYSLTGPLLAVYSPVYGVIGFLANLTREILTIIFYPIAIQKIPREVGIVMGGATTMDTTLPIMAKFGGTEITLLAFVHGFILTAVAPFLIPLILQLF, from the coding sequence GTGAGCTTTCTTTATTTTGTCTTAGCATCTCTGATTTTGGGCATGATTGTTGGAAAAACCACTACTTTTGATTTTGGAAACTTATATGAGATCATGCTTTACCTCTTGATATTTATCATTGGAATGGACATAGGTAAAAGTAAAGGCCTTAGAGAAGAACTTAAGAAACTTGGCAGGATGGCCCTTTTACTTCCAATGGCAACAGTTATAGGTTCGTTACTTGGTGGCTTTTTAGCATCATTGCTTTTGAGAATACCTTTGAAGTGGGCTTTAGGGATTTCAGCTGGTTTTGGGTGGTACTCCCTTACGGGTCCTCTTTTGGCTGTGTATTCCCCGGTTTATGGTGTGATAGGCTTTCTTGCAAACCTAACTCGAGAGATTCTTACCATAATCTTTTATCCAATTGCCATACAGAAAATCCCAAGAGAAGTTGGAATTGTGATGGGAGGGGCCACGACAATGGATACTACTCTTCCAATAATGGCAAAGTTTGGAGGCACAGAGATAACGCTTTTGGCATTTGTTCATGGGTTTATTTTGACCGCAGTAGCTCCATTTCTAATTCCGCTTATACTTCAGCTTTTTTAA
- a CDS encoding iron-sulfur cluster assembly protein: MGFLDFIREKPKGRIKELPPEVREVVEELKKVKDPETELNIVDEGLVYGITVEGKNVMVWLFLARSTPECHFCQAIAMNVQKRIIKDIVNVLRDKGFSSVKVYNEIGLLLEEWREKDEKNAAF, translated from the coding sequence ATGGGATTTTTAGACTTTATTAGAGAGAAACCTAAAGGAAGAATTAAGGAACTTCCCCCTGAAGTTAGAGAGGTAGTAGAAGAACTTAAAAAAGTAAAAGATCCTGAAACTGAGCTTAACATAGTAGATGAAGGACTGGTATATGGTATTACAGTTGAAGGTAAGAACGTTATGGTGTGGCTCTTCTTAGCGAGGAGTACTCCAGAGTGTCACTTTTGTCAGGCCATAGCTATGAATGTACAAAAGCGAATTATCAAAGATATTGTCAACGTGTTGAGAGATAAGGGCTTTAGTAGTGTGAAGGTGTATAATGAAATCGGCCTTTTGCTTGAAGAGTGGAGGGAGAAAGATGAAAAGAATGCAGCCTTTTAA
- a CDS encoding 30S ribosomal protein S27e, whose translation MPKNLIPMPRSRFLRVKCIDCGNEQIVFSNPATKVRCLVCGSTLVEPAGGRGIIKAKILEVLE comes from the coding sequence ATTCCCAAGAACCTTATCCCCATGCCAAGATCAAGATTCCTTAGGGTCAAGTGCATTGACTGTGGAAACGAACAAATCGTTTTCAGCAATCCTGCTACAAAAGTCCGCTGTTTAGTTTGTGGCTCTACTCTGGTAGAGCCTGCTGGTGGTAGAGGTATTATAAAGGCTAAAATACTTGAGGTTCTTGAGTGA
- a CDS encoding glycoside hydrolase family 1 protein: protein MGIKFFDEFIFGTATSSHQIEGNNKWNDWWYYEQMDKLPYKSNKACNHWELYKEDIILMHSLGYDGYRFSIEWSRIFPEEEKINENALNRYREIIELLLKSGITPNVTLHHFTSPLWFMRRGGFAKEENLKYWEQYVETVVGILKGVKLVATFNEPMVYVMMGYLTAYWPPFVKSPFKAFKVAANLLKAHALAYEILSSRLKVGIVKNIPIMLAASDMKRDKKAAEKADNLFNWNFLDAIWSGKFRGVLSTYTVPESDVDFIGVNYYTASEVKYSWNPLKFFFDARLAELSERKTQMGWSVYPRGIYEAIVKVSRYERPIYITENGIATLDDEWRKEFIIQHLQYVHKAIEEGYNVNGYFYWSLMDNYEWREGFAPRFGLIEVDYTTFKRKPRESAYVYGEIAQKKEISDELIRKYGLKGP, encoded by the coding sequence ATGGGGATAAAATTTTTTGATGAGTTCATTTTTGGGACTGCTACCTCTTCCCATCAGATTGAGGGTAATAACAAATGGAACGATTGGTGGTATTATGAACAGATGGACAAACTTCCATATAAGTCCAACAAAGCTTGCAACCACTGGGAACTTTATAAAGAAGATATAATACTGATGCATTCCCTTGGGTATGATGGCTATCGGTTTTCTATAGAGTGGAGTCGCATCTTTCCAGAGGAGGAGAAAATAAACGAAAATGCATTAAACAGGTATCGGGAGATTATTGAGCTTCTACTTAAGAGTGGCATAACTCCGAATGTAACATTGCATCATTTTACTTCTCCTCTCTGGTTTATGCGGAGAGGAGGATTTGCAAAAGAAGAAAACCTAAAATACTGGGAGCAATACGTTGAGACAGTTGTTGGTATTTTGAAGGGTGTTAAACTTGTTGCAACTTTTAATGAACCAATGGTCTATGTTATGATGGGTTACTTAACCGCTTATTGGCCTCCTTTTGTAAAGAGTCCATTCAAAGCATTTAAAGTGGCTGCAAACCTTCTAAAGGCCCATGCATTGGCGTATGAAATTCTTAGTAGCAGGCTTAAAGTTGGGATAGTAAAGAACATACCCATAATGCTCGCAGCAAGTGATATGAAACGAGACAAAAAAGCGGCAGAAAAGGCAGATAATCTTTTTAATTGGAATTTCCTCGATGCAATATGGAGTGGTAAGTTTAGAGGTGTTCTTAGCACTTATACTGTTCCTGAGAGCGATGTTGATTTTATAGGGGTCAACTATTACACAGCGAGTGAAGTAAAGTATAGCTGGAACCCTCTCAAGTTCTTTTTTGATGCAAGGTTGGCTGAGCTAAGTGAAAGGAAAACTCAGATGGGATGGAGCGTGTATCCAAGGGGAATATATGAAGCAATAGTTAAAGTTTCACGATACGAAAGACCGATATATATTACCGAGAATGGCATAGCAACACTAGATGATGAATGGAGGAAAGAATTTATTATTCAGCATCTTCAATATGTACACAAGGCTATCGAGGAAGGTTATAATGTAAACGGATATTTTTATTGGTCTCTAATGGATAACTACGAATGGAGAGAGGGTTTTGCTCCAAGATTTGGGTTGATAGAAGTTGATTATACAACCTTTAAACGAAAACCGAGGGAAAGTGCATACGTGTATGGAGAAATAGCACAGAAAAAAGAGATAAGCGATGAGTTAATTCGAAAATATGGGTTAAAAGGCCCTTGA
- a CDS encoding aldo/keto reductase, protein MKRMQPFNDLKKIGDDKVTAIGMGTWGVGGWESPDYSRDKENVEALRYGLELGMNLIDTAEFYASGHSEELVGEAIKEFEREDIFIVSKIWPIHFGYESAKRAARASVKRLGTYIDLYLLHWPIDDFKRIKETLHALEELVDEGIIRYIGVSNFDLDLLKQSQEVMKKHEIVVNQVKYSLRDRRPEHSGLLDYMKREKITLMAYTPLEKGSLARNRCLSEMGAKYGKTAAQVALNWLIWKENVVAIPKATNKVHIKENFGAMGWRLSREDYEALLKCV, encoded by the coding sequence ATGAAAAGAATGCAGCCTTTTAATGATTTAAAGAAAATAGGTGACGATAAAGTCACTGCCATAGGGATGGGGACATGGGGTGTAGGAGGCTGGGAAAGCCCGGATTATTCAAGGGATAAAGAAAACGTTGAGGCATTGAGGTATGGTCTCGAACTTGGCATGAATCTCATAGACACTGCTGAGTTTTATGCCTCTGGCCACAGTGAAGAACTTGTTGGTGAGGCGATTAAAGAGTTTGAGCGAGAAGATATTTTCATAGTAAGCAAAATCTGGCCCATCCACTTTGGATATGAAAGTGCTAAAAGGGCAGCAAGAGCAAGTGTGAAGAGACTTGGTACTTACATAGATTTGTACCTCCTTCACTGGCCTATAGATGATTTTAAGAGAATAAAAGAGACACTTCATGCATTGGAAGAACTTGTAGATGAGGGGATAATAAGGTATATAGGGGTCAGTAATTTTGACTTGGATCTTCTCAAACAGAGTCAAGAGGTTATGAAAAAACATGAAATCGTGGTAAATCAAGTTAAATACTCTCTTAGAGACCGTAGGCCTGAACATAGTGGCCTCTTGGACTATATGAAAAGAGAGAAGATAACCCTAATGGCATATACTCCGCTTGAAAAAGGAAGTCTTGCAAGGAATAGATGCCTAAGTGAGATGGGGGCTAAATACGGCAAAACTGCTGCACAAGTTGCTTTAAACTGGCTTATATGGAAAGAAAATGTAGTTGCCATCCCTAAAGCTACGAATAAAGTTCATATCAAAGAAAACTTTGGTGCAATGGGATGGAGGCTTAGCAGGGAGGATTATGAGGCACTCCTAAAATGTGTGTAA
- a CDS encoding proteasome assembly chaperone family protein — protein MKESIIVVYEKPEIYDPVFIEGLPGIGLVGKLAAEHLIQELNAKKFAELYSPHFMHQVIVKKDSTVDLMRNEFYYWKSPDEEHRDLIIITGDTQVPPTDSYGHFEVVGKMLDFVEQFGTREIITMGGYQVPELEGEPKVLASFTDLETKEKYKGLPVILREDEGGAIVGAAGLLLGIGKLRGMKGACFLGESLGYIVDAKAAKAVLSVVAKVLNLELDMSALDERAKETEEILRKVQEMQRAMFEQQVPQPTHEEEDRGYL, from the coding sequence ATGAAAGAGAGTATTATAGTTGTCTATGAAAAACCAGAAATATATGATCCAGTCTTTATAGAAGGGCTTCCAGGTATAGGATTAGTTGGTAAACTCGCTGCAGAGCATCTGATTCAAGAACTCAATGCAAAGAAGTTTGCTGAACTTTATTCTCCTCACTTCATGCATCAGGTTATAGTGAAGAAAGATTCAACGGTAGATCTAATGAGAAATGAGTTTTACTACTGGAAAAGTCCAGATGAAGAGCATAGAGACTTGATAATTATTACTGGAGACACCCAGGTTCCTCCAACCGACAGTTATGGGCATTTTGAGGTTGTAGGGAAGATGCTTGACTTTGTTGAGCAGTTCGGCACAAGGGAAATAATCACAATGGGCGGTTATCAAGTTCCTGAACTTGAGGGAGAACCGAAGGTTCTTGCTTCCTTCACTGATCTAGAAACAAAGGAAAAGTACAAAGGGCTCCCAGTGATTCTCAGAGAGGACGAAGGAGGAGCAATCGTTGGAGCTGCAGGTCTTCTCTTAGGAATCGGAAAACTCAGAGGAATGAAGGGAGCATGTTTCCTTGGAGAGAGCCTTGGGTACATTGTGGATGCAAAGGCTGCAAAGGCAGTTTTAAGCGTTGTAGCTAAAGTGCTTAACCTAGAATTAGACATGAGTGCACTTGATGAGAGGGCCAAGGAAACTGAAGAAATCCTCAGGAAAGTACAGGAAATGCAGAGGGCAATGTTTGAGCAACAAGTTCCACAGCCAACTCACGAAGAGGAGGATAGAGGATACCTCTGA
- a CDS encoding translation initiation factor IF-2 subunit alpha, producing the protein MPRRAREFPEEGEFVIATVKSIHNYGAFLTLDEYPGKEGFMHISEVAPTFVRNIRDYLKEGQKIVAKVIRVDPSKGHIDLSLKRVKQQERKAKLQEFKRGQKAENLLRIAAEKLGKDFETAWREVWVPLEEEYGEVYAAFEDAAQNGIEVLKDLILDEWLPVLEEIITNYVEIPTVTIDAEFEITVATPNGVEVIREALIKARDRANEEEGIEVKFSYLGAPRYRIDITAPDYYKAEGVLEKIASEILNVIKQAGGEASLIRKEKKIRKIKRREA; encoded by the coding sequence ATGCCGAGGAGAGCTAGAGAATTTCCGGAGGAAGGAGAGTTTGTTATAGCTACTGTTAAAAGTATTCACAACTACGGTGCATTCTTAACGCTTGATGAGTATCCAGGAAAAGAGGGGTTTATGCATATAAGTGAAGTTGCTCCCACTTTCGTGAGGAACATTAGGGATTATCTAAAAGAAGGGCAGAAGATTGTTGCAAAAGTTATAAGGGTTGATCCAAGTAAGGGTCATATAGATCTCAGCCTCAAAAGAGTCAAACAACAGGAGAGAAAAGCAAAACTTCAAGAATTTAAGAGAGGCCAAAAAGCAGAGAATCTCTTAAGAATAGCGGCTGAAAAATTAGGGAAGGATTTTGAGACTGCATGGAGAGAAGTTTGGGTTCCCTTGGAAGAGGAATATGGGGAGGTTTACGCCGCTTTTGAAGATGCTGCTCAGAATGGTATAGAGGTTCTTAAAGATCTCATTTTAGATGAATGGCTTCCTGTTTTAGAAGAAATTATAACGAATTATGTTGAGATTCCTACTGTCACGATAGATGCGGAGTTTGAAATCACAGTGGCAACACCAAATGGAGTTGAGGTTATTAGGGAGGCTTTGATAAAAGCAAGAGATCGAGCAAACGAGGAAGAAGGAATTGAGGTTAAGTTCAGTTATCTTGGAGCTCCGAGATATAGAATAGATATCACAGCTCCGGACTATTACAAAGCCGAAGGAGTACTAGAGAAAATAGCCTCTGAGATATTAAATGTTATAAAACAAGCTGGTGGAGAGGCTTCTTTAATAAGAAAAGAGAAGAAGATTCGGAAGATAAAGAGGAGAGAGGCATGA
- a CDS encoding 2-C-methyl-D-erythritol 4-phosphate cytidylyltransferase, which produces MGKTVGILLAGGKGERIGSPIPKQFLYVGNKMLIEYSIEKLEKTEEIDEIYVVSDSQYSKIIEHLKNRYSKLTKIINGGRTKNESFKDGVLALDEDVERVIIHIADRPFVSSYVLSEMIKLLNRYDVISFCSKIPSYVVRVNGGFVSKVLNRQELRLCKSPVAYRSEILKTLINMVPNSEFLNIESDIELLRKYLPEVKIYVYESTSFNFKITYKDDLRVTSLLLLNGA; this is translated from the coding sequence ATGGGGAAAACAGTTGGTATTCTCCTCGCGGGTGGCAAAGGAGAAAGAATCGGTAGTCCTATACCAAAACAGTTCCTATATGTCGGGAACAAGATGCTGATTGAGTATTCAATTGAAAAGCTAGAGAAAACAGAAGAAATTGATGAGATATATGTCGTTAGCGATTCTCAATACAGTAAGATAATTGAACATCTTAAGAATAGATATTCCAAACTCACAAAAATTATTAATGGGGGCAGAACAAAAAACGAATCTTTCAAAGACGGTGTCTTAGCACTAGATGAAGACGTGGAGAGAGTAATAATCCACATTGCAGACCGACCTTTTGTATCTTCGTATGTACTTAGCGAGATGATAAAACTCTTGAACAGATATGATGTGATAAGTTTCTGTTCAAAAATTCCGAGTTATGTGGTAAGGGTTAATGGAGGATTTGTATCCAAAGTCCTGAATAGACAGGAATTGAGGCTTTGTAAATCACCTGTCGCTTACAGAAGTGAAATTCTTAAAACCTTAATAAATATGGTGCCAAACTCAGAATTTTTGAATATTGAGAGTGACATAGAACTTCTCCGCAAATATCTACCAGAGGTAAAGATTTATGTCTATGAATCAACGAGTTTCAACTTCAAGATAACGTACAAAGATGACCTTCGAGTTACTTCCCTCTTACTTCTCAATGGAGCTTAG
- a CDS encoding RNA-protein complex protein Nop10, which yields MRFRIKKCPKCGRYTLKETCPVCGEKTKLAHPPKFSPEDPYGEYRRKLKKEVLGIGVKK from the coding sequence ATGAGGTTTAGGATTAAGAAATGTCCAAAGTGTGGACGGTACACTTTAAAAGAGACTTGTCCAGTTTGTGGTGAAAAGACAAAGCTAGCTCATCCTCCAAAGTTTTCCCCTGAAGATCCATATGGGGAGTACAGGAGGAAACTGAAAAAGGAAGTACTTGGTATAGGGGTGAAAAAATGA
- a CDS encoding 50S ribosomal protein L44e, which produces MKYPKQIRTYCPFCRKHTIHKVEKVKKRPRSELSAGQRRFRRILKGYKGFPRPNPAGREKPVKKLDLRYRCTECGKAHTRGEGFRVKKFELV; this is translated from the coding sequence ATGAAGTATCCAAAGCAAATAAGAACATACTGTCCATTTTGTAGAAAGCACACGATTCACAAAGTAGAAAAGGTCAAGAAGAGGCCTAGAAGTGAGCTTAGTGCAGGTCAAAGGAGATTCAGGAGAATTCTTAAGGGTTACAAAGGTTTCCCAAGGCCAAACCCCGCTGGAAGAGAGAAACCAGTAAAGAAGCTTGATTTGAGATACAGGTGCACAGAGTGCGGAAAGGCTCACACAAGAGGAGAAGGATTTAGAGTGAAGAAGTTTGAACTCGTGTGA